The proteins below come from a single Azospirillum sp. B510 genomic window:
- a CDS encoding ATP-binding protein, whose protein sequence is MLLTHPTEPATDSTALSSPAAALSPASRLVARTLERPRRLLLAALLLGVPVAAALAAGWASSLAQDDLRETARAQLALYNANLRAELERHAAVPLALAQDDEVRALLATPTPAAVDRLNRKLQGISRALDALALYVMDARGTTLAASNWDGAASFVGENFSYRPYFRMAMEQGEGHHFALGTTSLVPGYYTANRVVAENRTVGVVVLKLGFDRLERAWTPVREKLLVTDRDGVAFITNMPSWRYHALPRRLPISLPIVPEGTSEGLDVLPWAFGGASDRIALEEPDGPRRYLLTSVAMPGGDWTLHSLTSLDPVTARAWVAGLLAAAAVAMAALAAYAVALRRVALVERLALQEESRVELERRVAAATADLRAAENELTQAAKLAALGQMSAGIAHEINQPLAAMRSFADNAVVLLERGRLDSVRDNLAEIAELTDRMAAITRQLKGFARRASGTLGPVSVQGAVAQALALLEAKLRREDIAVEADLPDQPVRVMAEDVRLQQVLVNLIGNAADAMRGCPERRLRIGLVAAEGEALLSVADTGGGIAEADLPRLFVPFFTTKEAGEGLGLGLSISHGIVEDFGGGLTAANRDGKPGHGAVFTLRLTTAEPVPMEHSQ, encoded by the coding sequence ATGTTGCTTACCCATCCGACCGAGCCGGCGACAGATTCGACCGCCCTTTCCTCCCCCGCCGCGGCGTTGTCGCCGGCTTCCCGGCTGGTGGCGCGGACGCTGGAGCGGCCACGCCGGCTGCTGCTGGCCGCCTTGCTGCTGGGTGTTCCGGTGGCGGCGGCGCTGGCCGCGGGCTGGGCGTCGTCGCTGGCGCAGGACGATCTGCGGGAGACGGCGCGGGCGCAGCTGGCGCTCTACAACGCCAATCTGCGGGCGGAGCTGGAGCGTCACGCCGCCGTTCCCCTGGCGCTGGCCCAGGATGACGAGGTGCGCGCGCTGCTCGCCACCCCGACGCCGGCCGCCGTGGACCGGCTGAACCGCAAGCTCCAGGGCATTTCGCGGGCGCTCGACGCGCTGGCGCTCTATGTGATGGACGCCAGGGGGACCACGCTGGCGGCCAGCAACTGGGACGGCGCCGCCAGCTTCGTCGGCGAGAATTTCTCCTACCGGCCCTATTTCCGCATGGCGATGGAGCAGGGCGAGGGGCATCATTTCGCGCTCGGCACCACCTCGCTGGTGCCGGGCTATTACACCGCCAACCGGGTGGTGGCGGAAAACCGCACAGTGGGTGTCGTGGTGCTGAAGCTGGGCTTCGACCGGCTGGAGCGCGCCTGGACGCCGGTGCGGGAAAAGCTGCTGGTGACCGACCGCGACGGGGTGGCCTTCATCACCAACATGCCGTCCTGGCGTTACCATGCCCTGCCCCGCCGCCTTCCGATCAGCCTGCCCATCGTGCCGGAGGGCACCAGCGAGGGGCTGGACGTGCTGCCCTGGGCCTTCGGCGGCGCCTCCGACCGCATCGCGCTGGAGGAGCCGGACGGGCCGCGCCGCTATCTGCTGACCTCCGTCGCCATGCCCGGCGGCGACTGGACCCTGCACAGCCTGACCAGCCTGGATCCGGTGACCGCCCGCGCCTGGGTCGCCGGCCTGCTGGCGGCGGCGGCGGTGGCGATGGCGGCGCTCGCCGCCTATGCCGTGGCGCTGCGCCGGGTGGCCCTGGTCGAGCGTCTCGCCCTTCAGGAGGAGTCGCGGGTGGAGCTGGAACGCCGGGTCGCCGCCGCCACCGCCGACCTGCGCGCGGCGGAGAACGAGCTGACCCAGGCGGCCAAGCTGGCGGCGCTGGGCCAGATGTCGGCCGGCATCGCCCACGAGATCAACCAGCCGCTCGCCGCCATGCGCAGCTTCGCCGACAACGCGGTCGTCCTGCTGGAGCGCGGACGGCTGGACTCGGTGCGCGACAATCTGGCGGAGATCGCCGAACTGACCGACCGCATGGCCGCCATCACCCGCCAGTTGAAGGGCTTCGCCCGCCGCGCCTCGGGCACGCTGGGGCCGGTGTCGGTCCAGGGCGCGGTCGCCCAGGCGCTGGCCCTGCTGGAAGCCAAGCTGCGGCGCGAGGACATCGCGGTCGAGGCCGATCTGCCCGACCAGCCGGTCCGGGTGATGGCCGAGGATGTGCGGTTGCAGCAGGTGCTGGTCAATCTGATCGGCAACGCCGCCGACGCCATGCGCGGCTGTCCGGAGCGCCGTCTGCGCATCGGGCTGGTCGCGGCGGAGGGCGAGGCGCTGCTGAGCGTCGCCGACACCGGCGGCGGCATCGCCGAGGCCGACCTGCCCCGCCTGTTCGTCCCCTTCTTCACCACCAAGGAGGCCGGCGAGGGGCTGGGGCTGGGGCTGTCGATCAGCCATGGCATCGTCGAGGATTTCGGCGGCGGCCTGACCGCCGCCAACCGCGACGGCAAGCCCGGTCACGGCGCCGTCTTCACCCTGCGGCTCACCACCGCGGAGCCGGTCCCCATGGAGCACAGTCAATGA
- a CDS encoding sigma-54-dependent transcriptional regulator: MSQPIPEAAGSVLFVDDERAVRLAGQQALELAGFEVTACDGAERALRHVARDWPGCLVTDVRMPQMDGLALLARVREIDPDLPVILITGHGDVPMAVEAMRNGAYDFLEKPFPSDRLTEVARRAVEKRRLVLENRRLRARIAGGSDPAETIVGRTPGIERLRATIAAVADTDADVLVFGETGTGKEMVARALHAASGRRKNPFVALNCGAMPETIFESELFGHEAGAFTGAAKRRIGRIEHAGGGTLFLDEIESMPLALQVKLLRVIQERVVEPLGSNEQVPVDLRVVAATKADLRQAADAGKFRADLYYRLNVVVLTIPPLRERRDDIPLLFQHFVAQAAGRYNREPGTPTREQMQRLIGQDWPGNVRELRNAADRFVLGLEDVAPAPVSAPSPLSLAEQVDLYEKGLIQSELARQRGSVKAAIEALNIPRKTFYDKLKRYGLSRDDFLE; encoded by the coding sequence ATGAGCCAGCCGATTCCCGAGGCCGCCGGCAGCGTGCTGTTCGTCGATGACGAGCGCGCGGTGCGGCTCGCCGGACAGCAGGCGCTGGAGCTGGCGGGCTTCGAGGTCACCGCCTGCGATGGGGCCGAGCGCGCCCTGCGCCATGTCGCGCGCGACTGGCCGGGCTGCCTCGTCACCGACGTGCGCATGCCGCAGATGGATGGGCTCGCCCTGCTGGCGCGGGTGCGGGAGATCGATCCCGACCTGCCGGTCATCCTGATCACCGGTCATGGCGACGTGCCGATGGCGGTGGAGGCGATGCGCAACGGCGCCTACGACTTCCTGGAAAAGCCCTTCCCCTCCGACCGGCTGACCGAGGTGGCGCGACGCGCGGTGGAGAAGCGGCGGCTGGTTCTGGAGAACCGCCGGCTGCGGGCGCGGATCGCCGGCGGCAGCGATCCGGCGGAGACCATCGTCGGCCGCACCCCCGGCATCGAGCGGCTGCGCGCCACCATCGCCGCGGTCGCCGACACCGACGCCGACGTGCTGGTGTTCGGCGAGACCGGCACCGGCAAGGAGATGGTCGCCCGCGCACTGCACGCCGCCAGCGGCCGGCGCAAGAACCCCTTCGTCGCGCTGAATTGCGGCGCCATGCCGGAAACCATCTTCGAGAGCGAGCTGTTCGGGCATGAGGCCGGCGCCTTCACCGGGGCCGCCAAGCGCCGGATCGGCCGGATCGAGCATGCCGGCGGCGGCACCCTGTTCCTGGACGAGATCGAAAGCATGCCGCTGGCCTTGCAGGTCAAGCTGTTGCGGGTGATCCAGGAGCGGGTGGTCGAGCCGCTGGGATCGAACGAGCAGGTGCCGGTCGACCTGCGGGTCGTCGCCGCCACCAAGGCCGATCTGCGGCAGGCGGCCGATGCCGGGAAATTCCGCGCCGACCTCTATTACCGGCTGAACGTGGTGGTGCTGACCATCCCGCCCCTGCGCGAGCGGCGGGACGATATCCCGCTGCTGTTCCAGCATTTCGTCGCCCAGGCCGCCGGCCGCTACAACCGCGAGCCGGGGACGCCGACCCGCGAGCAAATGCAGCGGCTGATCGGCCAGGACTGGCCGGGCAATGTCCGCGAGTTGCGCAACGCGGCCGACCGCTTCGTGCTGGGGCTGGAGGACGTGGCGCCGGCGCCGGTGTCCGCGCCCTCCCCGCTGTCCCTGGCCGAGCAGGTCGATCTCTACGAGAAGGGGCTGATCCAGTCCGAGCTCGCCCGTCAGCGCGGCAGCGTGAAGGCCGCCATCGAGGCGCTGAACATCCCGCGCAAGACCTTCTACGACAAGCTGAAGCGTTACGGATTGAGCCGCGACGATTTTCTGGAATGA
- a CDS encoding dicarboxylate/amino acid:cation symporter, whose product MSADMSAERQGAAHKAAVRKPFYTNLTFQVLTAISLGILLGHFYPSLAVEMKPLGDLFIKMVKMVIGPIVFLTVVTGISSIGNLKKVGKVGGKALLYFEVVTTFALGIGLLVVNLVRPGAGMNIHPGQLKADAVQKYATTAHEHGFIDFVVGIVPDNVVGAFVQGDMLQILFFAVVFGVALSAMGQKGKVVEDIFDKIGHALFGVIGILMRVAPVGAFGAMSFTIGKYGVSSLTALGQLMASVYLTMAIFIFVVLGAIARIHGFSIWNFVRYIRQELLIVLGTSSSESVLPRMMEKMQKFGCSKHVVGLVIPTGYSFNLDGTSIYLSMAAIFIAQAFNVDLTIWQQLYILIILMLTSKGAAAVTGGGFVTLAATLSATGVLPIEGLALLLGVDRFMSEARALTNLIGNGVATVVVAKMEGEFDETKAVAEYQQHFKEPALARI is encoded by the coding sequence ATGAGTGCAGACATGTCCGCCGAGCGTCAGGGTGCGGCTCACAAGGCCGCGGTGCGCAAGCCCTTCTACACCAACCTGACCTTCCAGGTTCTGACCGCCATCAGCCTCGGCATCCTGCTGGGGCATTTCTACCCGTCCCTCGCGGTGGAGATGAAGCCGCTGGGCGACCTGTTCATCAAGATGGTCAAGATGGTCATCGGCCCGATCGTCTTCCTGACGGTCGTCACCGGCATCTCCTCGATCGGCAACCTGAAGAAGGTCGGCAAGGTCGGCGGCAAGGCCCTGCTCTATTTCGAGGTGGTGACCACCTTCGCGCTCGGCATCGGCCTGCTGGTGGTCAATCTGGTCCGCCCCGGCGCCGGGATGAACATCCACCCCGGCCAGTTGAAGGCCGACGCGGTGCAGAAATACGCCACCACCGCGCATGAGCATGGCTTCATCGACTTCGTCGTCGGCATCGTGCCCGACAATGTCGTCGGCGCCTTCGTCCAGGGCGACATGCTGCAAATCCTGTTCTTCGCCGTGGTGTTCGGCGTCGCGCTGTCGGCGATGGGCCAGAAGGGCAAGGTCGTCGAGGACATCTTCGACAAGATCGGCCACGCCCTGTTCGGCGTGATCGGCATCCTGATGCGCGTCGCCCCGGTCGGCGCCTTCGGCGCCATGTCCTTCACCATCGGCAAATACGGCGTCTCGTCGCTGACGGCGCTGGGCCAGCTGATGGCCTCGGTCTACCTGACGATGGCGATCTTCATCTTCGTCGTGCTGGGCGCCATCGCCCGGATCCATGGCTTCAGCATCTGGAACTTCGTCCGCTACATCCGCCAGGAACTGCTGATCGTGCTCGGCACCTCCTCGTCGGAGTCCGTGCTGCCGCGGATGATGGAGAAGATGCAGAAGTTCGGCTGCTCCAAGCATGTCGTCGGCCTCGTCATCCCCACCGGCTATTCCTTCAACCTGGACGGCACCTCGATCTACCTGTCGATGGCCGCGATCTTCATCGCCCAGGCCTTCAACGTCGACCTGACGATCTGGCAGCAGCTCTACATCCTCATCATCCTGATGCTGACCTCGAAGGGTGCGGCGGCGGTCACCGGCGGCGGCTTCGTCACGCTCGCCGCCACCCTGTCGGCCACCGGCGTGCTGCCGATCGAAGGCTTGGCCCTGCTGCTCGGCGTCGACCGCTTCATGTCGGAAGCCCGCGCGCTGACCAACCTGATCGGCAACGGCGTCGCCACCGTCGTCGTCGCCAAGATGGAAGGCGAATTCGACGAGACCAAAGCGGTCGCCGAGTACCAGCAACACTTCAAGGAGCCGGCGCTGGCCCGGATCTGA